GCTCCCGAACACGTTAATTGTCGTCGCTATTAGCCATTATGGTATCTATAATGGTCAACATTTCAGCCTCGGTCCTATCGCCCCGCTTGATCAACCATTCCAGGTCTACCTCCTTGATTCGATCAATTTCTGCCTGTGTCAGCAGAACCGGGAGTTTAACAATCGGGATCATTTCATATGTATCTTTCCCCTTTTTTCCTTCATTACGCTTAATAACAAAATCGCTCTGCGTAATACTGCCGTTCAGCTTATAAAACTGTAACAGCGTATTTTTGATGGTTCGCCCTCCCTCGAATACCCTGACCTTGTCATCGGTTCGGTCAATTAACGGGGCAAGGAACGTATCCTTGGCCTTGGTGATCGGAGCGCCCCACTCAGCGCTCGCCTTTGAGCACAGCGGGCAGTCGGCTCCTATACAATGAATATAGCCATACCCCTTTGCCCAGTGCCTTGTTATAACGGCCATGTCTTCAGGTTCTTGCAGGAGCCGCACTAGCGCCTTCCCTCCCGCCTTCAGCAGCAACAAATCATTATTCACGGAATTATCCTTGAAGCTCTCTAATCCATATCTTTTGGTCATTTTATTTACCTCCTAAGTGTTTTCCAACCAAGAGACGAAACATGAGCCCAATAAGGTCAAATTGGCGCTTGAGCGGCTAGCTGATACTTGCTAGCGCCCATGTTTATCTGAACACGGACCTTATTTCTTATTGTGAATGGTCTTTTTCTTCGGGACAAAAGCCATCTCACGATCCTCAGCTTCCATCAAGGCAAAGAATTCCTTTACCAATTCAAGATGCTCGGGGCGTACAACATATTCAACAACAGCATTCATACATAACCGATCCAACGGCGACATTTCGTCATCCATGAATATTTTCACCTCCTTGACCCAATATTTTGCGCATCGGCAAAAAAAATGCCGACCACATTATTGGTCGACATTCATTTTAAATTGGGGAAGGAGGCCTGGATAGGTTGCAGAAAAGGGATTTTATGTGTCCGGCTGTTTTTTGTTGATCTGAAGCCTATTTATATATCTTCTACATGCTTTTCCGACCTCGTCATGTGATAAGTGAAGGCCCATTATTTCCGATATTTCCTTATACGATTTTCCTTCATTATGCAACGAATATATTTCTCTGTCTCGGCTCAGATTTTCAATGGGCTTCAAACTGGCTCGGTCTTTGCCAAAAACCATCTTTTTAAATTTCTCGATAACTGACCAATTATCTCTTATGTCATTGATTGTCGAATTAACACCAAGCTCAATAATAATTTTTTGTTTCAACGGATCATACTGGATGTTAATTCGTGAGGGGGGCGGGAAGATTTTTTCCCCCGAGAATATGTACTCCAATATGCCGAACTCCCACTCGGGGCCCAAGCGGAATTCTTTTCGGATTACCGCTAAGTCATCTTCATACATATTTTTTACCTGATAACGGTCTTCCCCTTCTATCTCAGCCTCCCACCAGTTTTTTGTGCCCCATTTTTGTTTAAAGCTTTCGCAGAGCTGCTTAAATCTTGGGCTTTGTTCTAGGATGGCAATAGTGTCTTTTTGCTTTAAATAGGTATTTCGTGACGCTGAGCTTTCCGTCCGTTTCTTTTTCATAAGATATTGATATTATACCGCGAATCTGGTTATTAGTAGACTAGAGTTAGCCGCCATAATCTAAGCAATATTAGGTTGGTTGCCCGGGAGCGCCTCCCAATGGTCATGCTGAACTGCCAACTACGAGGATATATTTACACACTACGATGAAAGACCTGAGAAAAGCCGCTGAAAAACATCCTCTTGAGTAACTATTTAAATAATATTATGGCCAATCCTAACCATAGCTATTTTATTTATGAGTACGCCCAAAGGTTTATAAAGGTTCACAAGCAACCCGTAATAAGAAAGGAAATACTCCTTAAATTGTTCGTCGTGGATGTCCTTGTTCAGATACTCAAGATCCCTATAGTTGGCTTTTATCCTGTACCAATAGAAGAAGTCGAATAGGCTTATGAAGCTTTCATCTATATATTTTGAATACATAGCCTTACTTTTCTTATTATGCAACGTTTTTATCCTATTCGTTCTTCTAAATTCCTCAATACTATAATTTGCTAATTTCTTAAATATTTGCGTCAGCCTTTCCTCAACATCAACGGGCGATCTCTTAATGTTTGAGCCTGATTTAATCTTTAGCTTTAATGCCTCCCTAATATTCACAAGCCGGTTGAATTTCTCATCACTAAATAATATCTCTTTTCTCTCAATGTGGTCTTTGAGCCAGCCCAAGACACTTGAATGGGTAGAATTAAACGCATCCTTATTACAGGTTACAAGGTACTTCAACAACAGACACATATTGAATATAACGTAATATGCCTTTACGGATATCCAAGATACACAGACCACGGCATATTCCGGGTTCTTTTGTATAAGAACCTTTTCTTGTTCGAGGCTGTCCAAAGTCAGCTTGATTAGATTTACCTTGTTTTTTACATTGATATTGCATTCAATAGCTTTTTCAATGCTTAAACTCGTATCTAAAGATATATCCTTAGAAATAGCTTCTAAGCATTTAACATAATTCAAATGCGTAATAAAATCTGGCGGGTTTTGTTTTTCGTATTCCTCGCCCAATTGTTTTGCGATTTCCTTGAAACTATATACAATTTTCATACTAATGTAGTCAATTATGAATTAGTAACAAACGGACTTCAAGCAGGAGGGATAAAACAAACCATAGTAAATATACCACCGGTTGTTTATTTAGGGATAAATATGATCAAAAGAGGTTAAATAAGCGGGGGGAGGATTATTTACTGCCCTGTTTAGCCCATCTCTGATGATAACCAGACACTTTTCTTCGTTTGGTATCCTTACTACCTTGAGGTCTGCCTAATACCTTCCCCTGCTTAACAGCCCTGTAAAGACCAGCCTTTGTCCTGGCGACTATCAGCTCCCGTTCATATTCAGCGAAAACACCCAGCATCTGCCAGAACATCTTCCCCTCAGGTGTTTGCGTATTGATATTTTGTGTTATTGAGATAAATTCGACCTTTTGGCTCTTGAATTCCTCAAATAGGTTTAACAAGTGCTGTAATGAACGCCCTATCCGATCTAGCTTGTATACAACGACGCAACCAATCTTGTTTGCCCTTATATCAGTTATAAGCCGCTCAAAAGCTGGTCTTTTATCGTTTTTACCGCTATACCCATCATCAACATAATGAGCTGTAACCTTATATTTCATTCTGGCGCAATACTCTCTTATCGCCAACATCTGATTCTCAGGGGTCTGCTCCGTTGTTGAGGTCCTTGCATACAAAACCACTTCTTTTTCTCCATTAATCATATCGCCCTCCTATTTACGGGTTTTTAGAGGGATATCTTAATATAGTCTTCAGCGCTTGTACATCCGCGGTCTGTTCTATTGACTTAGAATAGCGAGGGACTATAATCATAATCATCTTCAACTCATAAAGCCACTAATTTATGGTTATCATAACTAATATATTAAGTGATCCGCAAGAATTTACTGTATATAAGAATTATATTGTTGCTCTCGATCTATTAATTAGGAAACTATTTAAGGATGATTACCGCCTCTTACGAGACAGCTTTAATAAGCGCCTAAACAATGTGGACTGTTCCAACGATTTAGATATATTAAGAAAGCTTCTTTATAACGCTTGGAATACGGAAGTCTTGCTTAATCTGCCTTCGAGATTTGATAACCAATATATTAGGCTGACCAATCATTGGGCGCCTGTTCAAGGCTATTATGTTTTGTATCTCCTCTTAAGGGCATTGATTATCGCAAAAGGCATGCGTCCAAAAGCTGAGCACCGAAAGATATTAAATATTGTTGCTAACAACCTATTGTCTCAAGAAAAGATATTCCCCAATCCATGGGGGATATGCTGTAGTGAAGACTGCGATATACCCAAATACACCAATTTGCCAGCAGAATATATTCCTACCACAATATGTAGCTTATCGAATCCAATGCTATTTAATGATAATGATCTTTATAGCTCATTATGCATGTTATTAAGAACAACAAGAGAAAGAATATTAGAGCAGAGAGGCAATGATTGGAAACAAAAGAACCCAACTACCCGGGGACCAAGAAAGAATCTTCCAAGAGGGGTCAAAGAGACATTGGATCACAATTTACCGCCAACTTCAGTATTCGATGCCTTCTACAGACTAAGAACAAGGTCGAATTACAGGGATGCAGATGCATTCTTGTTAACAGTAAATGAAAACAGCTCCAGATTGTTTTTCAATTCATTGACAAATGTCATAGACAAAACAGCGTTCATGATTGAACAATTAATCGTGGATTTAACAACCAAGACAACATTCAGCAAGTTAACAGATGCGTATTTCTCTATAGGGGACAAAGACCTTCTCAGCAAAATGCCCTTTGGCATATATAAAAGGCATCAACATTTCAACTAATCCTTGTTCTTTCCTGGCGTCTTTTCCATAGCTGAGCCTCATACACAGCCCAATTGCCTGTTATAGATCAATTACAACTCCGCACTTTGAACATTTGATCGTTGCATCCATGATATCAAGCTCTGGACAACCACCTTCAACGATCATTCCCATTTTTCCGGCTGAGATCGTTACTTTATCCTTGAACTTTGCCATGCCTTCCTGAATGAATGCATTGTTACCACAGCCTGGGCATACATATGCAGACTTATTGCTATTATTCTTCATTTCAGTTTACCGTGCTTTCGATGTTACTTTGCCTTGAAAACATATATATTCTGTTGTCTATTTTATACACATAGCCATTCAGATAATACGCCGTACCGCTCACATATTCTAATATTCTCTTGGCGTCATTTTTCCCAACCTTAGTCAGAACTAAAACAACGTCATTCCCATCTATAAGGCTATTTGATATATATTTCACATGCTCATATCTACGAGGCAAGCAAACAATCGTTCCTTTGTCGTTCAATTTAGTTCCCTCAAGTAGAACCCGATCTGGATATTACATTTTTTGCACATAAACAGCCACCCTGCTCTTCCATATAAGGCAGCCCAGGTCTCCTGTGGGCTCCTAAAATACAGGCGTAATAGATCGCTACTGTTGCATTTCGGGCATTGAACCTTCGTTTGATTAAGCTTTTTTAATAGCTCACTATCATTATTCACCGCCTCAGTTTGCATGTCGTGATCCTGAATACATGTATTAATATCTTCACATGGGAAATTGATATTATTATTAACACTACCTGTGATTAAGGGGAGATTATAGTAAGAATCATTATTTAATTTATATTCGCTCATATTATTACTCGTACAACTGATTGCCTTTGGATTATATTCCTTTTTGATCAACTCGAACATCTTTCACAACGCTTTTGCATATATCAGGTCAGCGCCGCTCAGCCTTACTAATTTCCTCAAATAGTGGCTCAATATGATTAGCGATATTGTCTGGGCCTATAATATCTTCCTTGATTTTCGTTCCCGCAATAGGATCGCCCTTTGTCAGCACCCAAACATCATTTGGCTTGTCTTGTATATCCCAATTGGTCGCGCTCATAACAACCATCTGTATCCTTTCACCTGGCAGTTTAAATATTTTACTAAGCTCTTTTTTCCTTTTTATAAAGTCTGCGCCCCAGGTCAGTCTCGTTCTGCCCAATTGAGTTTTTGCTTCCAGTATATATATTGGTTTTCCTGCTTTTTTAATAATTATGTCGGGTCGATATTGCTTCATTTTTTCTTCAATAACTACGTCATATTTATTACCCAGATATGCTTTTAGATATGAAGCCACAGCGTCCTCGAAATAGTTTGATCCGGCAGGCTTGAGGTTTCTATTTATATTATCGCAATATTCTTCCTGCGCCTTATAGAAATAATACATTCTTAGCAATATGCCAATTGTAAATGCTTTTGATTTCAATCCGAGCTTTTTTGATGGTAATTTTGCTTTTGCTAAACTGTTTAGATAGCCCTGATAATGCCCATAAATCTGCTTCTCATTATTATCAATATTACTCATTTTATGCCCCCCACTCAACCACTGGCTCTGGCCCTATGGATACTATCGGTTGTGTTGATAATTATAGTCCGCGGATACAATAGTGTCCACAATGAAAGCATCCTCGTTCTATAAACCAGACGCTGAGTTGCTTAAGGCTATAGCCCTTGAGCTTAAGAATCTTCGCCAAGCAAAAGGGCTAACATTTGAAGGATTGTCCGAGCGCTCTGGCCTCCATGAGAAATATCTCCAGACCATCGAAAGAAATCACAGAAACATGTCTATAGCAGTATTTGTTCAGATAGCCAAATCGCTCCATGCGTCACCGGTCAAATTACTTGAGAAGGCAATGAAATCTAAATAGCTACTTAGAAGAACGAATAATCTTAACGATACTTGCGACTTCCCTCAAAGGAGCTTTTTTGATCTGATGCTCCCATATTCTTATTACCCTCCATCCCATCTTTTGTAGCGTGCGGTTTATTTTTCTGTCTCGCGATATATTCGATTCGATTTTATTTAGCCAGTATCTTCTGGGCAATCGCTGTTTTTGCACCCTAAACTTGTAGCCGTGCCAAAAATCTCCGTCAATAAATACAGCAATCTTTTTGCTCACAAATACTATGTCCGGCTTGCCCGGAAGTCCAGCGTAATGCTTTCTATATCTCAGACCTTGCGGATAAATAACAGAGCTTAATAATTGAAGAAAATGCTGTTCTAACTTAGTGTTCTTGCTTCTAATGAGGCTCATTATTCGACTTCGTTCAGGCCGAGAAAACACGTCAACCATAAAAAGCCTTAGAATTCCATGTAATATTCGCCGTCTCTAATTTTATAAAAACGGATTGTATCGTTTCCATACCTATCTAAGGTCTCTTGTGTTACGGGCGTTAGAGGGATAAGCGCCCCTGACCTTTGAAGCTTGTTTTTTATCCACTGGCCAAGAATCTGAAGATTGCTTCGTGAGCGGATATTTTTAAAATAATCACCGCTTGTTTTCATTGGGATAATATAGTCATCATCAGTATATGCTAGAAAATCGCCTTTTGGATATAAAGGATTAGCACTAATGCTTACTGGCGCAATAAGCTCGACTTCATACCATGGACGAGGAATAACCTTGCCTGTCGTACGCGCCCACCTACCCTTACCGAAATAAACATTTAAGCTAGATTTATCAGAAGATACAATGCGGGATAATGGGTAATCGAACCCATGCAAGACCGATTTATCAATAGTTGAAGAGTCGTACCTGTCCAGATCATCAAGATTTTGTGGCAATAGCTCGCGAGAGCCTGGGATGGTAATTTCAGCTTTCAGAATTGATGTTGATGTATCTTCTGAAAACAGAAATTCAATAAACGATTTTGCCTCTGCCTTTGTCCGCTCATCAATTATTTCTGCCGTACATTCAAGATTTTGCGATAAGCCGCTTCGAGAAAAGTTAGACGAACCAACGTAAACATTTTCATGATGACCGGGATGGCTAAAATAGTAGACCTTGCCATGGAAACGACGAGTATAGCAAACAAATATTCCGCTGTTTCCTTCAATGCTTCGCAGTCGATTTTCGACACTCAGTAAGTGCCTTAGATTTCTTTCTGCTAGGCCCTCATAAAAGGCCATGCCAACGAGAAGCCTAACAATTCCGCCTTTGTCAGCTATGCGATAGAAATCCTCTTCATATCTAGTGATAATATCGTCTGAAACATAACCGCTAGCGATAGCAACAGAACTTGAGCTTTTTATTTGCTTATCAACAACCTCAAGTAATTCTCCGCCATGGTCGTCATTATTCGCGTAAATCATTTCAACTTCCTAAAAAACTCATAAACTGCTTTTGCGATTGGTCTAATCCCTAAAGGTGGCACGGAATTGCCGATTTGTCTTCTTACTTCGGTTATTGACCCTGCAAATATAAAATCATCAGGATACCCAAACAAACGAGCGCGTTCCCGATTTGTTAAAGGACGAGGTTCTGCATAGTGGTACCCCCAAGTTCCTCCACCCCCACCAGCGATTATTGTAGTTGAAGGCTCATCTGGGTGTAACCGGCGATAAACATGGCTAATCATTCCTTTAACATAATAAGGCGAAGATTTTGGGATCGATGTGAAATTGCCTCCCGGCGGAATAAGCTCTAGCATTTTGCGGGTTTTATTGGCTATGTTTTGATGCTCATTGTTATGGGATACTTTTTCTACGCCAGCAAGAGCTTTTTTCGAAGACATATAATTATCAGGGGAATGGGTGGGCAAAGGCATCTCAAAATCAATGCGAATATTTTTTCGAACCCCAACAATTAATACCCGGTGCCTTTGCTGTGGTGCGCCATAATCAGCAAAGTTAATTCTATTAACCTTAACCCTGTATCCAACCTTGTCGAAATCGCCTACAATTTGCTCAACCGCCTTCCCGTCATTAGCGGTTAAAATCCCTTTAACATTCTCAGCAATAAACATTTGAGGCCTTTTTGCGTCAACCATTCGAACATAATGTCGATACAGGTTGCCACGCTCTGTGTTTATTCCACCTCGTTTCCACAACATTGAAAAATCTTGGCATGGGAAACCCCCAAGTATCAAATCACAGTCGGGAATATCCTTCGTTTTTATATCTGCTATGTCGCCTTCAACAATATGATTTCCAAAATTAATTTTATATGTTTCGCAAGCCCAATGATTAAAATCGTTCGCCCATAAAACAGAAAACCCCTCTTGCGTAAACCCAAGATCTAATCCCCCACACCCTGCAAACAATGAAATTGCCTTGGGGCTGAGCCTTGAGTTCTTCTTTTGTTTATTCAGCATATTTGTTCATATTTTACGACAAAAGCTTTGGCATTTACAAGACTATTGCTTTTGCCTGGACCTTGTACTTGTTGACAGCACCATTATGAATTAGAGCGATCTCCACTGCAAGCTTCCTTTTCGAATAAAATAGCACCGCCGGCCTAAATTC
This window of the Candidatus Margulisiibacteriota bacterium genome carries:
- a CDS encoding DNA cytosine methyltransferase; translated protein: MLNKQKKNSRLSPKAISLFAGCGGLDLGFTQEGFSVLWANDFNHWACETYKINFGNHIVEGDIADIKTKDIPDCDLILGGFPCQDFSMLWKRGGINTERGNLYRHYVRMVDAKRPQMFIAENVKGILTANDGKAVEQIVGDFDKVGYRVKVNRINFADYGAPQQRHRVLIVGVRKNIRIDFEMPLPTHSPDNYMSSKKALAGVEKVSHNNEHQNIANKTRKMLELIPPGGNFTSIPKSSPYYVKGMISHVYRRLHPDEPSTTIIAGGGGGTWGYHYAEPRPLTNRERARLFGYPDDFIFAGSITEVRRQIGNSVPPLGIRPIAKAVYEFFRKLK
- a CDS encoding restriction endonuclease PLD domain-containing protein; translation: MIYANNDDHGGELLEVVDKQIKSSSSVAIASGYVSDDIITRYEEDFYRIADKGGIVRLLVGMAFYEGLAERNLRHLLSVENRLRSIEGNSGIFVCYTRRFHGKVYYFSHPGHHENVYVGSSNFSRSGLSQNLECTAEIIDERTKAEAKSFIEFLFSEDTSTSILKAEITIPGSRELLPQNLDDLDRYDSSTIDKSVLHGFDYPLSRIVSSDKSSLNVYFGKGRWARTTGKVIPRPWYEVELIAPVSISANPLYPKGDFLAYTDDDYIIPMKTSGDYFKNIRSRSNLQILGQWIKNKLQRSGALIPLTPVTQETLDRYGNDTIRFYKIRDGEYYMEF
- a CDS encoding recombinase family protein, which encodes MINGEKEVVLYARTSTTEQTPENQMLAIREYCARMKYKVTAHYVDDGYSGKNDKRPAFERLITDIRANKIGCVVVYKLDRIGRSLQHLLNLFEEFKSQKVEFISITQNINTQTPEGKMFWQMLGVFAEYERELIVARTKAGLYRAVKQGKVLGRPQGSKDTKRRKVSGYHQRWAKQGSK
- a CDS encoding very short patch repair endonuclease, encoding MVDVFSRPERSRIMSLIRSKNTKLEQHFLQLLSSVIYPQGLRYRKHYAGLPGKPDIVFVSKKIAVFIDGDFWHGYKFRVQKQRLPRRYWLNKIESNISRDRKINRTLQKMGWRVIRIWEHQIKKAPLREVASIVKIIRSSK